One Osmerus eperlanus chromosome 13, fOsmEpe2.1, whole genome shotgun sequence genomic region harbors:
- the LOC134032179 gene encoding trypsin inhibitor ClTI-1-like, giving the protein MRTFTRLALALLCVAVAVHGDNFLPGEGEQVDCTLHNLPMCSRDYNPICGSDGVTYPNECMLCLDNEENQRNVLIRSKGIC; this is encoded by the exons ATGAGGACATTTACAAGACTTGCACTTGCCTTGCTTTGTGTTGCCG TTGCGGTACACGGAGACAATTTCCTTCCTGGTGAAGGGGAACAG GTTGACTGTACACTGCACAACCTACCCATGTGTTCACGCGACTATAATCCAATTTGTGGATCCGACGGTGTCACCTATCCCAACGAATGCATGCTGTGTTTAGACAACGA GGAGAACCAGCGAAACGTGTTGATTAGGAGCAAGGGGATATGCTGA
- the LOC134032178 gene encoding melatonin receptor type 1C-like isoform X1: MSRITKILFLDENQTVRNMELEANSSGVNCLSHDENGSCAAEQNSSAGVSTALASVLIFTIVVDILGNVLVILSVFRNKKLRNAGNIFVVSLSVADLVVAVYPYPLVLTAIFHNDWTMGDLHCQASGFIMGLSVIGSIFNITAIAINRYCYICHSLHYDRLYSVRNTCCYLGLTWLLTALATVPNFFVGSLQYDPRIYSCTFAQTVSSYYTISVVVIHFLIPLLVVSFCYMRIWVLVIQVKHRVKPEYRTKVKPSDVRNFLTMFIVFVLFAVCWAPLNLIGLAVAINPMRVAPNIPEWLFVMSYFMAYFNSCLNAIIYGLLNQNFRKEYKTIVLALCVPRLLLMETSRCGTEGMKSKPSPAVTNNNLAEINV; the protein is encoded by the exons ATGTCACGTATTACAAAAATATTATTTCTCGATGAAAATCAAACAGTGAGAAACATGGAACTTGAGGCAAATTCAAGCGGTGTAAATTGTTTGTCTCACGATGAGAACGGAAGCTGCGCGGCGGAACAGAACTCGTCCGCCGGAGTGTCCACTGCGCTGGCCAGCGTGCTGATCTTCACCATAGTGGTTGACATCCTGGGGAATGTGCTCGTTATCCTCTCTGTGTTTCGGAACAAAAAACTAAGGAATGCAG GCAACATCTTTGTTGTGAGTCTCTCTGTGGCGGACCTGGTGGTGGCAGTGTACCCCTACCCTCTGGTCCTCACGGCCATCTTCCACAATGACTGGACCATGGGTGACCTTCACTGCCAGGCCAGTGGCTTCATCATGGGCCTCAGCGTCATCGGCTCCATCTTCAACATCACGGCCATCGCCATCAACCGCTACTGCTACATCTGCCACAGTCTTCACTACGATCGCCTGTACAGCGTCAGGAACACCTGCTGCTACCTGGGCCTCACCTGGCTGCTCACCGCCCTCGCCACCGTGCCCAACTTCTTCGTGGGCTCGCTGCAGTACGACCCACGCATCTACTCCTGCACCTTCGCCCAGACGGTCAGCTCCTACTACACCATCTCTGTGGTGGTCATCCACTTCCTCATCCCCCTGCTGGTCGTGTCTTTCTGCTACATGAGGATCTGGGTCCTGGTCATCCAGGTCAAACACAGGGTGAAGCCAGAGTACAGGACCAAAGTGAAGCCAAGTGACGTTAGGAACTTCCTGACTATGTTTATAGTGTTTGTGCTGTTCGCTGTGTGCTGGGCGCCGCTGAACCTGATTGGCCTGGCCGTGGCCATCAACCCCATGAGGGTGGCGCCCAACATCCCAGAATGGCTCTTTGTCATGAGCTACTTCATGGCGTACTTCAACAGCTGCCTGAATGCTATCATTTACGGACTGCTCAACCAAAACTTCCGGAAGGAATATAAGACTATCGTGTTGGCCCTGTGCGTCCCCCGTCTACTGCTCATGGAGACCTCCCGCTGTGGGACAGAGGGGATGAAGAGCAAGCCTTCGCCCGCCGTGACCAACAATAACCTGGCCGAAATAAACGTATGA
- the LOC134032178 gene encoding melatonin receptor type 1B-like isoform X2 — protein METFLFSTEDLTDLQLSSTIHLDICQGNIFVVSLSVADLVVAVYPYPLVLTAIFHNDWTMGDLHCQASGFIMGLSVIGSIFNITAIAINRYCYICHSLHYDRLYSVRNTCCYLGLTWLLTALATVPNFFVGSLQYDPRIYSCTFAQTVSSYYTISVVVIHFLIPLLVVSFCYMRIWVLVIQVKHRVKPEYRTKVKPSDVRNFLTMFIVFVLFAVCWAPLNLIGLAVAINPMRVAPNIPEWLFVMSYFMAYFNSCLNAIIYGLLNQNFRKEYKTIVLALCVPRLLLMETSRCGTEGMKSKPSPAVTNNNLAEINV, from the exons ATGGAGACATTTTTGTTTTCCACAGAGGATTTGACTGACTTGCAGCTGAGCTCTACCATCCATCTTGATATCTGCCAAG GCAACATCTTTGTTGTGAGTCTCTCTGTGGCGGACCTGGTGGTGGCAGTGTACCCCTACCCTCTGGTCCTCACGGCCATCTTCCACAATGACTGGACCATGGGTGACCTTCACTGCCAGGCCAGTGGCTTCATCATGGGCCTCAGCGTCATCGGCTCCATCTTCAACATCACGGCCATCGCCATCAACCGCTACTGCTACATCTGCCACAGTCTTCACTACGATCGCCTGTACAGCGTCAGGAACACCTGCTGCTACCTGGGCCTCACCTGGCTGCTCACCGCCCTCGCCACCGTGCCCAACTTCTTCGTGGGCTCGCTGCAGTACGACCCACGCATCTACTCCTGCACCTTCGCCCAGACGGTCAGCTCCTACTACACCATCTCTGTGGTGGTCATCCACTTCCTCATCCCCCTGCTGGTCGTGTCTTTCTGCTACATGAGGATCTGGGTCCTGGTCATCCAGGTCAAACACAGGGTGAAGCCAGAGTACAGGACCAAAGTGAAGCCAAGTGACGTTAGGAACTTCCTGACTATGTTTATAGTGTTTGTGCTGTTCGCTGTGTGCTGGGCGCCGCTGAACCTGATTGGCCTGGCCGTGGCCATCAACCCCATGAGGGTGGCGCCCAACATCCCAGAATGGCTCTTTGTCATGAGCTACTTCATGGCGTACTTCAACAGCTGCCTGAATGCTATCATTTACGGACTGCTCAACCAAAACTTCCGGAAGGAATATAAGACTATCGTGTTGGCCCTGTGCGTCCCCCGTCTACTGCTCATGGAGACCTCCCGCTGTGGGACAGAGGGGATGAAGAGCAAGCCTTCGCCCGCCGTGACCAACAATAACCTGGCCGAAATAAACGTATGA
- the aurkb gene encoding aurora kinase B: MQNKENTDPKVIQRPTTTMLSAGPQRIQVNRPEASDKNAITGPGREPVNSSSSSPPKKFTIEDFDIGRPLGKGKFGNVYLAREKKLKVIVALKVLFKSQMEKEGVEHQLRREIEIQSHLRHPNILRFYNYFHDRKRVFLILEYAPRGEMYKELQRCGRFDDQRTATYMEELADALQYCHERKVIHRDIKPENLLLGFRGELKIADFGWSVHAPSLRRKTMCGTLDYLPPEMIEGSTHDEKVDLWCIGVLCYECLVGNPPFETASHSDTYKRITKVDLQFPKVVCDGARDLISKLLRHSPSMRLPLQSVMGHPWVRANSRRVLPPVCPSNKP; the protein is encoded by the exons ATGCAG AACAAGGAGAACACAGATCCCAAAGTTATCCAAAGACCA ACAACTACAATGTTAAGTGCGGGTCCACAGCGAATTCAGGTTAACCGTCCAGAGGCTTCAGataaaaatgccatcacag GACCTGGGAGAGAACCTGTCAACTCTTCCTCTAGCTCACCCCCAAA GAAATTCACCATAGAGGACTTCGATATTGGACGGCCCCTAGGGAAGGGAAAATTTGGGAATGTGTATCTTGCGAGGGAGAAAAAGTTGAAGGTCATTGTGGCATTGAAGGTGCTGTTCAAATCTCAGATGGAAAAAGAAGGAGTGGAACACCAACTTCGGAGAGAAATTGAGATTCAGTCTCATCTTAG ACACCCCAACATCTTGCGCTTCTATAACTACTTCCATGACCGCAAGCGGGTCTTCCTTATCTTGGAGTATGCTCCACGAGGCGAGATGTACAAAGAGCTGCAGCGATGTGGTCGCTTTGATGACCAGCGGACAGCCACg TACATGGAGGAGTTGGCCGATGCGTTGCAGTACTGCCACGAAAGGAAAGTGATCCATCGTGACATCAAGCCAGAGAACCTCTTGCTGGGTTTCCGTGGAGAGCTGAAAATTGCAGACTTTGGCTGGTCTGTCCATGCACCATCTCTGAG ACGCAAGACAATGTGTGGAACCCTGGACTACTTGCCTCCAGAGATGATTGAGGGAAGCACCCACGATGAGAAGGTGGACCTGTGGTGCATTGGGGTACTCTGCTACGAGTGCTTGGTCGGGAACCCCCCATTTGAAACTGCCTCCCACTCTGACACTTACAAGCGTATCACAAAG GTTGATCTGCAGTTCCCCAAAGTGGTGTGTGACGGGGCTCGGGATCTGATCTCCAAGCTCCTCCGCCACAGCCCCTCCATGCGCCTCCCTCTGCAGAGTGTCATGGGACACCCCTGGGTGCGGGCCAACTCCCGCCGGGTCTTGCCTCCTGTCTGCCCTTCAAACAAGCCTTGA
- the bod1l1 gene encoding biorientation of chromosomes in cell division protein 1-like 1, which produces MAGLPPGDPQLVSMIVNHLKTQGLFDQFRRDCLADVDTKPAYLNLKQRVDNFVSNHLSNHTWSPHLNKNQLRNNIRQLVLQSGMLEQGVDRIVAQVVDPKINHTFRPQVERVVREFLSPGCYVEEQAALPVPDEEKPAHNLPEQASSSAPTGDAMSILDTITTLNQEASSWASSSGEKNRKGGLEEPMLDLEEGEQDMNVVEEGEEDQEKTGEEELMLLSDFHAMDVKKEDVELTDSERDRLTEMKTEEAEVGTPEQADEGKDKVDSKISGTPKEEGQTLDVDPLRSPSEKHHMKQKARERLKEEYSLEDSDLEGLSDITVSSVHTSDLSSFEEESDDELPPSDSSEDGEVSSDGDKEEKKQTCTDNEEDKERKPRRQAYVHKPFLYSRYYSDSDDEVTVEQRRRSAAKDKEERLLKRQQNRERMEEKRKQRAAQLEEQNKRRQETASLSLEGPRAKEARKERKVLEKKMALSRKRKRDSRKEGDSFIKKKGDSECEYAKKEEGKAGTSKSSQPKSIRKVSESASLDERRRRKSGSTSEDSADPRKAADRSRTHSFILDLEQGSEESLKQRSAGKFDRLSRKELHPRERKDKERSLSDERAKPKQKSEKRVGGDGEESQQKELKVSSDDKGEKKIKVKSDKRTLGLGREAWASVSESVCEEGSHKDAKKGKGPAVDTTKVDKEREKDKEKGKEKDKAKEKDKTKGEKASAKSDSRQLLRDSTGSSEERSDMEPGPDSIKRREKPPKDGLKRSRSHNEDVEKTRHVEKGKIRSEAKDGEKEKPKGEDGTQESQKSIKPGSEMEKDPRKSKEIESQSVKGKAMEKCRSKSKEDVKVPPSSKGDKKAQGADVKSKGGTPAGKPDTSKDRKKDPGVNAHRRGSEEIPAERNEDKSAKKLEKKTKIPEKKGETQDEAKGIKGEKSSTPPVSSPVLEMPESSRTPPQPKDARADSDPSAAIVTPSVPDDTYDALSDITPEPDDEDDAVKRLREVEPRLPVSEADALLTLVDICTSEDARLVSVTDVAVAVQGDHREDTAADEGQSLPELAFQDADLKMKEAALTLLSMDPESTVSSSVATQEEAAMAPQQMETAPPGGGEWQDSVHVQEEMENATEVGSQQMDVPVAEPRRKDASTAEVTEMVLSNAQSLAELGQQKDVGPDEEKTDHTNVTPDKPEESQSVNSGAPSMAAEKENDSNVEELTEEMSVEPMDPKIMMESENMNKDQEETLEEKDPVAGSQSLTPGPEGVREKRRGRPSKLEKQTSNASKSDGQEDDKESDLSEKEGRVTRKRKLSNQKTGMPKDSGEEKDQQSQEDPSPESVEEGDVEKAKEPQTRRRGRSCKAPAEEDNQPPEPEKVEETPPTRRGRRSGAQAKETPAGSKTKEKKDEKKAGEASMEKPQEKEEKGKEKIEPKKPGRRGRPPKAQTQPAATENAERSESKETTDSCKPSRKRKRSEGREETSEETDEKEVPDNEPQEQAENPPQEQDENPPQEQDENPPQEQDENPPQEQDENPPQEQDENPPQEQDENPPQEVKESQSEDQEERKQEGRGETKTDEGEQDKEKPQKKPGRRGRPSKGADVTQDDPEKKDKPDEKEGETKEEEEGEEEDEEEEGEEEGGTKRRTTTRLAARLEAERNKPSKPSTRASRLGGKEESAASTRGTRGQAVVAAAKGGRKREASPPALRTRGGHKSEEPPSKRAKR; this is translated from the exons ATGGCTGGTTTACCACCAGGAGACCCGCAGCTGGTATCCATGATCGTCAACCATTTAAAAACTCAAGGTCTCTTCGACCAATTCAGAAGAGACTGCCTTGCAGATGTGGATACAAAG CCTGCCTACCTGAATTTAAAACAACGAGTGGACAACTTTGTTTCTAACCACCTCTCTAACCACACATGGAGTCCTCACTTGAACAAGAATCAACTGCGAAACAATATAAGGCAATTGGTCCTTCA GTCTGGAATGCTAGAGCAGGGAGTAGACAGGATAGTAGCACAGGTGGTGGATCCCAAAATCAACCATACCTTTAGGCCTCAGGTAGAAAGGGTGGTCCGGGAATTCCTGTCACCTGGATGTTATGTCGAGGAACAAGCTGCCCTACCTGTCCCTGACGAGGAGAAGCCTGCCCACAACCTACCTGAGCAAG CCTCTTCTTCTGCCCCTACTGGAGATGCCATGTCCATCCTGGATACCATAACCACCCTTAACCAGGAAGCGAGCTCCTGGGCCAGTTCCAGTGGGGAGAAAAATCGCAAGGGGGGCTTGGAGGAGCCGATGCTGGATTTGGAGGAGGGGGAACAGGACATGAATGTTGTtgaagagggggaagaagacCAAGAGAAGACGGGAGAAGAAGAACTGATGCTTTTGTCAGATTTCCACGCTATGGATGTCAAAAAGGAGGATGTAGAGCTGACAGACTCAGAGAGGGACCGATTGACTGAGATGAAGACTGAGGAGGCGGAGGTTGGGACTCCTGAACAGGCAGACGAGGGTAAAGACAAAGTTGACAGCAAGATCTCAGGAACGCCCAAAGAAGAAGGGCAGACACTGGATGTTGATCCACTCAGATCTCCCAGTGAGAAACACCATATGAAACAAAAGGCCAGAGAGAGGCTTAAAGAAG aaTACTCTTTGGAAGACTCTGACCTCGAAGGCCTCAGTGACATCACTGTCAGCTCCGTCCACACCAGTGACCTGTCTTCATTCGAGGAGGAGAGTGACGATGAGTTACCACCATCTGACTCCTCGGAGGATGGTGAAGTGTCGTCTGATG GTGACAAGGAAGAGAAAAAGCAAACCTGTACGGACAATGAGGAAGACAAGGAGCGCAAACCTCGTCGACAGGCATACGTCCACAAACCCTTCCTCTACTCGCGTTACTATAGCGACTCGGATGACGAAGTCACTGTGGAGCAGCGGCGGCGGTCGGCA GCGAAGGACAAGGAAGAGAGGTTGCTCAAGAGACAACAGAATAGGGAGCGAATGGAGGAGAAGCGTAAACAGAGGGCGGCTCAACTGGAAGAACAGA ACAAGAGAAGGCAGGAGACGGCATCCCTCAGCCTGGAGGGACCCAGGGCCAAGGAAGCTCGCAAGGAAAGGAAGGTTCTGGAAAAGAAAATGGCCCTCAGTCGGAAGAGGAAACGGGACTCAAG GAAAGAAGGAGATTCTTTCATCAAGAAGAAAGGAGATTCAGAGTGTGAATATGCCAAGAAGGAA GAAGGAAAGGCTGGGACTTCAAAGAGCTCGCAACCAAAGTCTATCAGAAAGGTTTCAGAGTCTGCATCATTAGACGAGAGGCGCAGAAGGAAGAGCGGTAGCACCTCGGAAGACTCCGCCGATCCGAGAAAGGCGGCGGACAGAAGTCGTACGCACTCCTTCATCCTGGACTTGGAGCAGGGCTCAGAAGAGTCGCTCAAGCAGCGCTCTGCGGGGAAGTTTGACCGCCTGTCTCGCAAAGAGCTGCACCCCAGAGAGCGCAAAGACAAGGAGCGCAGTCTCTCTGACGAGCGTGCCAAGCCCAAGCAGAAGTCAGAGAAGAGGGttggaggggatggggaggagtcTCAGCAGAAGGAGCTTAAAGTCTCCTCGGATGACAAAGGGGAGAAGAAAATTAAGGTCAAAAGTGACAAAAGAACTTTAGGGCTGGGCAGGGAGGCTTGGGCGTCTGTgtcggagagtgtgtgtgaggaaggctCTCACAAAGATGCTAAAAAGGGGAAGGGGCCAGCTGTAGACACTACCAAAGtagacaaggagagggagaaagacaaagagaagggTAAGGAGAAAGACAAGGCCAAAGAGAAGGATAAGACGAAAGGAGAGAAGGCTTCCGCGAAAAGCGACTCGAGGCAGCTGCTCAGAGACTCGACTGGTTCCTCTGAGGAGCGGTCGGACATGGAGCCGGGACCTGACAGCatcaaaaggagagagaaacccCCTAAAGATGGTCTGAAGAGGTCAAGGAGCCATAATGAGGACGTGGAGAAGACTAGGCACGTGGAGAAGGGGAAGATTAGGTCTGAGGCCAAGGACGGTGAAAAAGAGAAGCCTAAAGGGGAAGATGGCACCCAGGAAAGCCAGAAGTCAATCAAGCCCGGCTCTGAGATGGAGAAAGATCCCAGAAAGTCTAAGGAGATCGAGTCACAGTCTGTGAAAGGCAAAGCAATGGAAAAATGTCGATCCAAATCAAAGGAAGACGTGAAGGTTCCGCCCTCATCCAAGGGGGACAAGAAAGCGCAGGGCGCGGACGTCAAAAGCAAAGGAGGAACACCTGCAGGCAAGCCTGACACGtcgaaagacagaaaaaaagaccCAGGCGTGAATGCACACAGGAGGGGCTCCGAAGAAATCCCAGCAGAAAGGAACGAGGACAAGAGTGCCAAGAAACTTGAGAAGAAGACTAAAATcccagagaagaaaggagaaacCCAAGACGAAGCCAAAGGAATCAAAGGGGAAAAGTCCTCAACGCCGCCCGTGTCCTCGCCCGTTCTCGAGATGCCAGAGTCCTCCAGGACACCCCCCCAGCCGAAAGACGCGCGCGCAGACTCTGATCCCAGCGCCGCAATCGTCACTCCCTCGGTTCCGGATGACACCTACGATGCGCTGAGTGACATCACCCCTGAACCCGACGACGAGGACGATGCCGTGAAACGGCTGCGTGAGGTAGAACCACGTCTGCCGGTGTCTGAGGCCGACGCTCTCCTCACCCTGGTGGACATCTGCACCTCGGAGGATGCCCGGCTGGTCTCGGTCACAGACGTTGCTGTGGCCGTACAGGGAGACCACAGAGAAGATACGGCAGCGGATGAAGGACAGTCCTTGCCAGAGCTCGCCTTCCAGGATGCCGACTTGAAGATGAAAGAGGCCGCCCTGACGCTGCTTTCCATGGACCCTGAGAGCACAGTGTCCTCGAGCGTAGCCACACAGGAGGAGGCTGCCATGGCTCCACAGCAGATGGAAACAGcgccacctggaggaggagagtggcaaGATTCTGTGCATGTGCAGGAAGAGATGGAAAATGCCACAGAAGTGGGATCTCAGCAGATGGATGTTCCTGTGGCAGAACCAAGGAGAAAag ATGCTTCCACTGCTGAGGTAACTGAAATGGTTCTTTCAAATGCACAGTCACTAGCTGAATTGGGGCAACAG aAGGATGTTGGCCCAGATGAAGAAAAAACGGACCACACCAATGTTACCCCTGACAAACCTGAAGAGTCCCAGTCAGTTAACAGTGGGGCCCCATCTATGGCTGCAGAAAAGGAGAACGACTCGAAT GTGGAGGAGCTGACTGAAGAGATGTCTGTGGAACCCATGGACCCCAAGATCATGATGGAGAGTGAAAATATGA ATAAAGACCAGGAGGAAACACTGGAGGAAAAAGACCCAGTTGCT GGGAGCCAGTCTCTCACTCCTGGGCCAGAGGGGGTAAGGGAGAAGAGGCGTGGCCGGCCATCCAAACTGGAAAAACAAACCA GTAATGCATCCAAGTCAGATGGACAAGAAGATGACAAAGAATCAGACCTGTCTGAAAAG GAGGGGAGAGTAACTCGCAAAAGAAAACTATCAAATCAGAAAACTGGAATGCCCAAGGACTCTG GTGAGGAGAAGGACCAACAGAGCCAGGAGGATCCATCTCCAGAGTCTGTTGAG GAAGGTGACGTAGAGAAGGCCAAGGAACCCCAAACACGCCGGCGAGGACGGTCCTGCAAGGCCCCCGCGGAGGAAGACAATCAGCCTCCAGAG CCTGAGAAAGTAGAGGAGACTCCTCCTACTCGTCGAGGCAGGCGTTCAGGCGCCCAGGCCAAAGAAACGCCTGCAGGCAGTAAGACGAAAGAGAAGAAGGATGAGAAGAAAGCAGGAGAAGCCTCAATGGAGAAGCcgcaggagaaagaggag AAAGGCAAGGAGAAGATAGAACCTAAGAAACCTGGCCGGCGTGGAAGACCACCCAAAGCTCAAACTCAACCAGCGGCAACTGAAAACGCAGAGAGATCTGAGTCCAAGGAGACTACTGACTCTT GCAAACCTTCAAGGAAGAGGAAACGGtctgagggaagagaggaaacgTCAGAG GAGACTGATGAGAAGGAGGTACCGGACAATGAGCCCCAGGAGCAGGCAGAGAACCCGCCCCAGGAGCAGGACGAGAACCCGCCCCAGGAGCAGGACGAGAACCCGCCCCAGGAGCAGGACGAGAACCCGCCCCAGGAGCAGGACGAGAACCCGCCCCAGGAGCAGGACGAGAACCCGCCCCAGGAGCAGGACGAGAACCCGCCCCAAGAGGTTAAAG AGAGCCAGTCAGAAGACCAGGAGGAAAGAAAACAGGAGGGTCGCGGCGAAACCAAAACCGATGAA GGAGAGCAGGACAAAGAGAAACCTCAAAAAAAGCCAGGCCGAAGGGGAAGGCCCTCCAAGGGAGCGGATGTGACTCAAGATGACCCTG AGAAAAAAGACAAGCCTgatgagaaggagggggaaacaaaagaggaggaggaaggagaggaggaagatgaggaggaggagggggaggaggaaggagggacgaAGAGGAGAACTACGACAAGGTTGGCAGCCCGTCTGGAGGCTGAGAG GAACAAACCAAGTAAGCCTTCTACCCGGGCTAGTAGACTTGGAGGTAAAGAGGAAAGTGCCGCAAGCACACG TGGAACAAGAGGGCAGGCCGTTGTTGCGGCTGCCAAAGGAGGTCGTAAACGGGAAGCTAGTCCCCCGGCGCTGCGCACCAGAGGAGGGCACAAATCTGAGGAGCCCCCCTCCAAAAGAGCCAAGCGATGA